Proteins from one Candidatus Binatota bacterium genomic window:
- a CDS encoding lipid-transfer protein: MGRKVYVVGVGMTKFEKPGARDWDYPDMARESGTRALEDAGIPYEEVEQACVGYCYGDSTCGQRAVYELGLTGIPVYNVNNNCSTGSTALFMAKQFIEGGLADCALALGFEKMEKGSLGIKYTDRTIPMDRHLNTMLGVRELAEAPVAPQFFGNAGREHMDRYGSTPEQFAKIGMKNHKHSINNPYSQFQDEYSLEEILAAPTIYEPLTKLQCCPTSDGSGAAILASEDFVRKHGLQAKAVEIIGMSMTTDFPSSFEKSCIKLVGQDMTAKAAQDVYEQSGVGPEDVDVVELHDCFSCNEMITYEGLGLCGEGEGGLMTDEGAFTYGGKTVVNPSGGLISKGHPLGATGLAQCAELSWQLRGEADKRQVDGAKVALQHNLGLGGAAVVAMYRLAGWD, encoded by the coding sequence ATGGGAAGAAAAGTGTACGTCGTAGGCGTGGGCATGACCAAGTTTGAAAAGCCGGGAGCCCGCGATTGGGACTACCCCGACATGGCGCGGGAGTCGGGAACCCGGGCCCTCGAAGACGCCGGCATTCCCTACGAGGAAGTTGAACAGGCCTGCGTAGGCTACTGCTACGGGGACTCCACCTGTGGGCAACGCGCGGTATACGAGCTGGGGCTGACCGGCATCCCGGTCTACAACGTAAACAACAACTGTTCCACCGGCTCGACGGCTCTGTTCATGGCCAAGCAGTTCATCGAAGGCGGGCTCGCCGACTGCGCGCTGGCGCTCGGCTTCGAGAAGATGGAGAAGGGCTCGCTGGGCATCAAGTACACTGATCGCACCATCCCCATGGATCGGCACCTCAATACCATGCTGGGCGTGCGCGAGCTGGCCGAGGCGCCTGTAGCGCCGCAGTTCTTCGGCAACGCAGGACGCGAACACATGGATCGCTACGGCAGCACGCCCGAACAGTTTGCGAAGATCGGAATGAAGAACCACAAGCACTCGATCAACAACCCCTACTCGCAGTTCCAGGACGAGTACTCGCTCGAAGAAATACTGGCCGCCCCCACGATCTACGAACCACTCACCAAGCTGCAGTGCTGCCCGACCTCCGATGGCTCGGGAGCCGCGATACTGGCCAGCGAAGACTTCGTGCGCAAGCACGGCCTGCAGGCAAAGGCGGTCGAAATAATCGGCATGTCGATGACCACCGACTTTCCCAGTTCGTTTGAAAAGAGCTGCATAAAGCTGGTGGGCCAGGACATGACGGCCAAGGCCGCGCAGGACGTGTACGAGCAAAGCGGCGTCGGCCCCGAGGACGTGGACGTGGTGGAGCTGCACGACTGCTTTTCGTGCAACGAGATGATCACCTACGAGGGCCTCGGCCTGTGCGGCGAAGGCGAAGGTGGGCTTATGACCGACGAGGGCGCGTTTACTTACGGCGGCAAGACGGTGGTCAACCCGTCGGGTGGTTTGATATCCAAGGGCCACCCCCTGGGTGCTACCGGGCTGGCCCAGTGCGCGGAACTGAGCTGGCAGCTGCGCGGCGAAGCCGACAAGCGGCAGGTCGATGGAGCCAAGGTGGCGCTGCAACACAACCTCGGGCTGGGTGGCGCGGCCGTGGTCGCGATGTACCGCCTGGCCGGCTGGGACTGA